Within the Deltaproteobacteria bacterium genome, the region TTGAGCATGTCGAGGTGTGGCAAAGTGCCCACCAGCTCTACCCGGTTTTCAGGCAGTCCCATTTTGGAAAACGTCGAAAGAAGCCTCGCTTTTGTTGGAACTTCCTCTAGGCCAGGAGCTTGAATCATGAGCCGAGCACCAGGGGTTCCGCAAACGATTCGCGTCCAAGCCTTTAGGCTGTTTTCACTTAAGCGCGAGAGTTCGCCGCAGTATCCGTAGGTGATTTGCTCTTGCTCCAATGCAGGCAATGCACTCACCTCCGGGCTCCAGTGTTGAGGAGAGTAAAACCAATTACCATGAGGCATGCGTACGAGTTCTTCGGGGCCCTGGGGTTGCTCGCTTACAGGGTGTCTGAAGCGGTCGGTAATAACATAGTCTACGGTGGCAAGACCGGTGGTTCCTGAGAGGCCACCGAAGCTAAGCTGAAGCGGAGCTGGTTGAAACGCGAAGATGCCCATATGTGATGATGGGCCATGCCCTGAGAGATCTACGAGAATATCAATTTGATCTGTGACCACCATTTGAGCAATCACGAGATTGCTTTTTTGAGCGGTTTGTCGTGTTTCAAAAAATGGGTCGAACTCAAGTGGCTGCTCTCCGTAATAGTAAACCTCCACTTCGCCAGGCTCATGATGAGACAACATACTTTCGATTGAAAAACGACGGGTTGGCCGCTCCTCGGGAGAGCACAGATAGCCCACCTTAAGTTGGCGTCCGGGCAACCGGCTGTTGGGGTAAAGTCGCGTGATCGAGGCGGATGTTGAACGCTGGCTTTGAGCCCAGCGCATCGTTGCGTCACTGAGCGCCTTCGGCGGCGCATCAGGCATTTTGCAATAGAGCCGAATCAGTCTGGAGTGTACGTCTGGATCGTCCGGAGACATCTCAAGAGCTCGTTTGTACTGCCGAAGAGCATGACCATGGCGGCCAAGCTTCTCGTATACCTCAGCCACTTCGATCATAGCTTCTTGGTTCGCAGGATCGCTGGTTAGGCTCGTGCGGTAGTGACTGGCTGCTCGTTCAAGTTGGTGGTGACTTGCAAAAAAACGACCCATGGTTTGGTGGATAAATGAAGAGTCAGGGGCCAGCTCTAACCCGGTTATCAAATGGGCCATGGCCTCGTGAGGGCGGTGCATGAGGCGGTAGATATCGCCAAGTTCTGCGTGAATCAGAGCGCTCTGGCTATTTTGGAGAAGCGCGGCCTGTAGCATTTTTAGAGCTTCATCGAAGACTTCCATAGCTTTGAGCACTTTGCCAAGCATACAAAGAATTCGAGCGTTGCTGGGGTTAATCTCCAGAGCCTGGCGGTACATGGTCTCCGCCAGAGGGAAATTCCCCGCCTGATAAAAGTTTCCCGCGGCACTCATGATTTGGTGAATCTGCTGATCTTGGTACCCTCTGTGGTCGAGATACCAGAGCTGATCTTCATCGTTTGAAGCCGAAAAATCTTCGCTGCTCTCATAGAGCGATGCGAGTGAATCAAATTTGTCATGTGCCACGCCGTCCACCTCCAAACTAATGGAAAGCATGATCCATGCCAGCCCAGACGTAATTCTAATGAGAATTATGGGTGCGAAAAGGTTCAATTATTGCAAATGGTTAAGGATGCCGCGATGATATCAGTGAGAAGCGCTCTGGCAATCCGGATGAAGTGTTGGCGGGTTCTTGACGATCATCGTCAAAGCTTCGCCCTTTATCTTTTAGAGGAATTGAGATGTCTCAAAGTGATCAATCGCGCCAGTTGGCTATGGAATCCTTTCAAAAAGGAGACTACCAAACGGCTCTCGAGCATTGTGGGCGAAGTCTCCAAGGTTCAGCTGATGACGCGATGACTTGGCAGATTCGAGGGTTATGCGCCCTGCAGCTCGGGGATTTTAAAGTAAGTATCGAAGCTCTGGAAAAGACTCTAAGCCTAAGTGGTGATGACCCGGAAGTTCTTAACAATCTCGGTATTGCTAAACGCAGAGATGGCGACATCGGCGGTGCCATAGAGGCGTACACACAAAGTATTCGTTTGCGGTCAGATCTTGCTCCGGTTCATAACAATCTAGCGGATGCGAGAGTGGCTCAAGGTCAATGGACCGAGGCCATCGCATCCTTTCGAACAGCATTGATGATTCAGCCACAGGATGCTTCTACAAAGTTCAATCTGGCTAACCTGCTGCGTGACATGGGCGAACACGAACAGTCTTTATCCCACTATGAGACACTTGTTCGAGAGTTTCCTGACGATGCTGAAGTGAAATGGAATGCAGCGCTTGCCTATTTGGCAAGTGGCCGTTGGCGGAGAGGTTTTGGATATTACGAGAGCCGTTTCGATTTAAAGCAGATGGACAAGCCCCCTGTCCCCGAGGGTGTTCCTCGTTGGCGAGGAGAAGAGCTTCACGGTAAAAAGATTCTTATAATCAGTGAACAAGGATTTGGAGATCTATTCCAGATGCTTGCTTGTACGGTAAGGCTCAAACAACTTGGAGCCGAGATTACAGTGCAGTGCCACCCTCGTCTTCACCGCTTGATAAAGGCTGCACCGCATGTGGATCAGGTGACCGATGAGGCACAGCACGGGGTCGATGTTGATTTTTACGAGTGGTTAATGAGTTGCCCGGACCAGCTAAACTTGGAATCGGATGATGTGCCGGCCAACGAAAGCTGGTTGGTACTTCCTGAGGGTTCCCGCGCCGGGCCTTGGCGAGATTTATTACCAAAGGGTGACAAGCTGAAAGTTGGTCTTAACTTTCAGGGTTCCCCGGATTTTCCGCACGATAATTTTCGCTCACTCGCATTGAGTCATTTTAAGCCGGTCTGGGAGCGTCAAGATATTAACCTGGTTAGTATTCAGAAAGGTTTTGGAGAAGAGCAGCTTCAAGAGTTACCGGATGAAGCCGTGACGGTGCTGGGCCACCTTCTAGATACTGGAGATGATGCCTTTGTAGAAACGGCTTATTGTCTCAGCGAGCTCGACCTTTTGATTACCTCAGATACAGCAGTAGCCCACCTTGCGGGCGCTTTAGGGTGTGAGGTCTGGGTGGTTTTGTCCACTGTGGTTGATTGGAGATGGGGCACGAAGGGTGGGGCTTGCAGTTGGTATCCGTCCATGCGCCTTTTTCGTCAACGTGAACGTGGTGAGTGGAAGCCCGTGATCATGGATGTCATGCAAGCGCTGAATAAGCTAGTCGGAACCTAGATTCATAAAAATCTCTTCGAATCTTTTTGAGAAGGTATGGTTCTCCAGGATTTTTTCTCGGGCAGCCTGCCCTATTGAATGAGCCTTGTCGGGGTGTTGGAGATAGTACTGAATCTTTTCGGCCAGCTCCTCGGGTGTGCGGTAAACATCGAGGTGAACTCCTGGCTCAAACCATTTAACAATCTCGTCGTTGTACTCAGTGAGTAAGAAACCCTGGCATGCCATCACGTCGAATAGCCGCATGGTCATAATGTCATTTTGATACAGTCTTCCAATATCTATGTTAATGAGGCTGTTGCTGTAAATCAGAGTGAGTTCTTGAGAGTGTCCTGCGGTGCCTCGGTAATTAAGCTCAGTGCTCTCTTGCCAGCCAGTGTCTCCCCAAACTGCAATTTCTTGTGGAGCGAGGCTTTCAAGCCAGTCCATGCGTTTGTGAGCAGCACAGATTTCGGAAACGAGTTTCTCTGGGTCTACGGTTCCAGGAGCTGGCCTTTTGAGCTCTGGTAGAGCCTCCCAAAGTGTGTGATCGAGTGAGTAGGTAGATAGGTCTTCTCGTTGCTTCTTGATGACAGTTGTTAAGATGCCGAGGATTTCATCTGCATGTCGCGGGGTCGCCTCTGGTTTGAGGAAGCTTGGGTACATGTTGACGAATTCTTGGAGAAGCATTCGGCCTTGTTCAAGCATGCTCGCCCCCACAAAACTTACGGAAGTTCGATAGGGTGAAGGTGTGTCGGGTGCTTCTCGTAGCGGGTGGCGTGTCGCAGGGTTGGTGGCGAGGGGTAGAAAACGCACATTGGGATAGCCCGAAGATTTGTAATCCTCAACGTGGGGGCGCCGATAAGTAAAAATGTGGAGGCCGTTGCAGTGCTCTGGGGCTTCTGGAGGCGTGTCTACCGCAGGGTCAATCTCCCAGCAGACCACCGGTGCGTTGGTAAGCTTGCTGACTTCTCCGAGTCCCTTGCGAAAATTCACCGCCATCACGAGATCGGGTTGGTAAATTTCAAGGCATCGTTTGACTTCATCTAGACTAAGCCGATTCGTTGCCCAGGGATAGATGGCATAACCTTGGTGCCGTAGAGTTTGAGCAATATCTTCCACAAAAAGTTCCCCTTCGCAGAGGAGGCATTTTTTGTCTCGGGGATCAGATTTTAAAAAGTCGAGCTGCAGTCGATAAAAATGTTCGAGAATGGGGTGCCCAACAATGGGTAGGGTGGAGAGTTGCTCACGGTGAGTGACAAGGTCGATTCCTAGGTAAGGTTTGAGTTTACCACTGAAGATAGCCACTCGAAGGTCGTAGCGACTGAGCGCCTCTCGCCACAAAGCAGGGTCATCATCCCAGACGTGCCAGATGATTTCGTCAGAGCTATCTTGAATAAGCGTTAAGAGGTGTTCACCAAGTCCAACACCGGCAAGTAAAACTTCAGCCGCGGCGGGGACAGCTTCTCTAAGAACAAAGATAGAGCCCGAGGAAAGGTTAAGTGAATAACTTGAAAGTCCGTGAACGTAACTGACTTGTCCCTCGGCTTGCTTGAGCAGGTGTTTGTCGCTGAATGCTTCGCAGAGTCGTGCCAGGAAGTCAGGGTAGAGGTGGCTGAGCGCACTTAAGTTTCGGTCAAGGTAATCCATTAGCGAAGATTTTCGTCCACATATTGCTTCCATATTGTGCGAGCAAATTGAGTGAAATTTTGTGCGTAAGCTTGACCGTCGCATGCTTTGGAAAGGCGTAACTGCTCTCTCAGGTTTTGTCGTAATTCTTGAAGCTCTTCTAGGTGGGTCGACCAGTAGAATGCCTGTTCTATAAACGTATCGTCGTTTTTCGTGACCCAGTTAGATAGCCCTGCATTGTTGAGATGGGTGATGCTGTGCCGGCTTGCGAAATTGATTCCACCTTGGGTGATAACAGGAACCCCCATCCAAAGTGCCTCGAGGGTGGTTAACCCGCCTGAGTAGGGTGTGGGGTCAAGACCAATATCTATTTGATTGTAGGTGTCGAGCAAATCGAAGTGGTAGGCTCGCCCTAAAAAGGTGATTCGACTTTTTTCAATGCCATAACATCGAAATTGTTCCACCAAATGCTTCTGGATATTTTCTTGGTCCAGACCAACATTTCGTAAGACCAGCCTTGAGTCTGGAAGAGCGCTCAGCGTTTTGGACCAAAGCGCTATGGTCGCATCGCCAATCTTTGCAGGTTTATTGCAAGAACCAAAAGTGATGAATCCGTTGCTTAGAGCTGGTAATTCAGAGACCTCAGGCGCGTGTACCGGCGGAGAATAAACGATGTAGTCGCCAGGCATCCTCCACACTTTTTCAGTATACAAATGGTCCTCATCTGCTGGTGATTGATACTGATCACTGATGATGTAATCCATTCGAGATAAGCCGGTCGTATCCACATAACCGAGCCCCGTGGCTTGCAGTGGAGCGGGCTTACGCGCAAAGAGCGTTAACCGATTCCCCGACGTGTGCCCTGATAAGTCTAGAAGGATATCAATTTTGTCTTTCTGGATCTGAGTGGCAACCTCTGTGTCTGATTGATCTCTAATGTCGTGCCATCCAGCACAAGCTTCTTTAAGCGTTTGGGTCACCTCATCAGACTGGGGCGAATTATGGTAACCGTATACGGTTAAGTCTGGTGGAAGATTTTCAATCAATGGAAGCAAAAAATAACCCACAGGGTGTTGGCAAAGATCTGCAGAAACGAGCCCAATGCGGAGTGGGCGCTCCCTGTCAGATTCTTGGAGCGGGCCCTGCAGCAAGGGTTCAGTCAGTGCTTCGAGGTGATGGGCCCATGTTCGATGAAGTTCAAAACGCTCTTCGCGTGAGATCTTGTCGGTGTATTGATGGAGCATCAGCAGGTTAGACCAGATACCGTGGTCTCCCAGATTGGCATGCGCAATATCAGTGAGCTTATCGATGGCCTCTTCGATGCGGCCAGTATCGTGGAGGACTTTACTAAGGTTTAAAGCGATATGGCGGTGCTCGGGTAAAATACGATGAGCCTTTTCGAGGTACTTTAAGGCCAGTTCGGGCTCTTTGGTATGGTCGTAAGCTTTGCCTAATTCATGGATTAAAAACGCGTCCTCTGGAAAGAGCTTTAGAGCTTCTACCAGATGGGTGATGATCTCATCGAATCGGTGTAAATGAGCCAAGAGTTTGGCCAGGCGCCTGTATGACGTGTTGTGATCTGGTTGTACTTTGAGAATACGTATAGTTTCATCGAGTGCATCTACGTAATTTCCCAGCTTGACGAGTGCTACGGCGTAGTTATTACGAGCTGCTACGGAGTGTGGGTTAAAACGTACCGCCCGAGCGAACTCTGCGGCCGCCAGTGACATCTTGCCCTCTTCTTGGTGGATATTCCCAAGCCCAATGTAGGCACTCTCATATCGAGGGTCGAGATTGAGAACGTCTTGGAAGATTTTGATGGCTTCATCTTTACGGTCTAATTGAGAAAGTAGCTCCGCATGGTTGACGAGGTAACGTAATTCTTTAGGGGCAAGTTTTGCTGCATGAGCAAAATAACCCAGAGCGGTCTCGAGCTCTTTTTGAAGGAGGAAGCAGACACCGGCGATACTGTGAAGCTCGGCAATCTCAGGGTAATGCTCGAGTGCAACCTGAACCAACGGGTAACAAATTTCAGGGGGCTGGGTCTTGAGCACCTCTGTGATCTCTTCAACCGCCACCTTGGCATTTTCCCACTTTAACTTATCCATCTATCTACAATCGCCTGAGTCCCGTAATCCTTAAGAAACACGTAGTACAACTCAGTCGAACACGCAAAAAAGTCGTAAGATTTCAGTGATGTTCAACTTTTAAGCCACCATTGCCGAATCCATGGCTTTGGGGTATTGGCGTCAGAGTGAGATCCCCATCGAAAGAGAACGTTATGCTGTTTGAGCCCACTGAAGACCAAGAAATGCTTGCGGACACCCTCTCGCGGTTTGTAGCCGATGCGGTTGCCCCGAATGCCACGGCTTGGAGCCAGGCTGCAAAAACTCCCATGGACGCCTTACATGGGCTCCGAGACCTGGGCTTGTTGGGACTGGAATTGCCCGAAGCAGCGGGCGGCGCAGGTTTTGGCTCGGTGGAGTGGGTCCAGGCTGTGGAAGCACTCGCAACGGGAGACGCTGGCTTGGCCCTCTCGCTGGTCGTCCATTCGGTCGGTGCAGCAGTGCTTGCCCAGGCCGGTGATGAGCACGCCGCTCTGGTTCAAGACCTCGCCGCAGGGGAGGTGTTTGCCAGTCTTGCGTGGGTAGATGCCCGGGCGACCCCAATTGATATTCGTGAAGATGCAGATGCGTTGGTCCTCAATGGCGTGAAAGAAGCGGTCGCCAATTCAGAGCACGCGAAGTGGATCTTGGTCCGCGCAAAGCGTGGTGAAGAAGAGGGTATGGCCTTGGTTTCTGGTGATGCAAAGGGCCTTTCACTCCAAGCCCAAACTCATGGGCTAGGTCTTCGCTCTACGGGCTTTGCCAATGCGGAATTTACCAATGTTACGATTCCAAAATCAGCCTGGTTCGATGCGGCTCAGTTAAAGCTTGCCCAGGTTCATCTTGATTTAGGTATGGCTGCTTTGGCAGTTGGTCTGGGTGCGGCTTCCTTGGATGCGGGTGCCCGGTACGGCATGGAGCGTAAGCAATTTGGTAAACCGATCGCGATGTTTCAAGCCAATCAGTTTAAGCTTGCGGATATGGTCACGGAAAACGATGGCGCAAGGCTTCTCGTCTTACGAGCGGCACTTTCGCGTAAATCTCGAGAAGTGGGTATGGCACGCGTATTTGCCGCAGATTCTGCCTTCAAAGCCGCCGATCACGCTCTGCAGCTCCATGGCGGTTATGGCTATACCGAAGAATTTCCAGTGGAACGTTTTTATCGGGATGCGCAGTTTACTACCGCATTGTATCGAACCGGTGATATGATTCGGTCAGACATTGCAAGCCAACTGCTGGGAGATGTTTGAGTTTGAAGTACAGATCTTTTTTTGGGGGATGGATTTGCATGGCACTGATGTGGGCTATGCCCAGCTATGCTTCACCCGATGAAGATATGCTCGCCAAGATTTCTCTGGAGAGACCAGAGAGCTTAACCCACGACCAAGC harbors:
- a CDS encoding tetratricopeptide repeat protein produces the protein MAHDKFDSLASLYESSEDFSASNDEDQLWYLDHRGYQDQQIHQIMSAAGNFYQAGNFPLAETMYRQALEINPSNARILCMLGKVLKAMEVFDEALKMLQAALLQNSQSALIHAELGDIYRLMHRPHEAMAHLITGLELAPDSSFIHQTMGRFFASHHQLERAASHYRTSLTSDPANQEAMIEVAEVYEKLGRHGHALRQYKRALEMSPDDPDVHSRLIRLYCKMPDAPPKALSDATMRWAQSQRSTSASITRLYPNSRLPGRQLKVGYLCSPEERPTRRFSIESMLSHHEPGEVEVYYYGEQPLEFDPFFETRQTAQKSNLVIAQMVVTDQIDILVDLSGHGPSSHMGIFAFQPAPLQLSFGGLSGTTGLATVDYVITDRFRHPVSEQPQGPEELVRMPHGNWFYSPQHWSPEVSALPALEQEQITYGYCGELSRLSENSLKAWTRIVCGTPGARLMIQAPGLEEVPTKARLLSTFSKMGLPENRVELVGTLPHLDMLNLYSKIDIGLDPFPNSDDLFTAEAMWHGVPVVLLHGETFSSRVSVVYPTTAGLKRLVTTDSESYVQAAFRLSEDLEELAKLRMSLRGNLRQRPTFQASWFVQNLETAYRHLWKQWCSKVAPVSRHLAYKTFH
- a CDS encoding glycosyltransferase family protein, whose translation is MSQSDQSRQLAMESFQKGDYQTALEHCGRSLQGSADDAMTWQIRGLCALQLGDFKVSIEALEKTLSLSGDDPEVLNNLGIAKRRDGDIGGAIEAYTQSIRLRSDLAPVHNNLADARVAQGQWTEAIASFRTALMIQPQDASTKFNLANLLRDMGEHEQSLSHYETLVREFPDDAEVKWNAALAYLASGRWRRGFGYYESRFDLKQMDKPPVPEGVPRWRGEELHGKKILIISEQGFGDLFQMLACTVRLKQLGAEITVQCHPRLHRLIKAAPHVDQVTDEAQHGVDVDFYEWLMSCPDQLNLESDDVPANESWLVLPEGSRAGPWRDLLPKGDKLKVGLNFQGSPDFPHDNFRSLALSHFKPVWERQDINLVSIQKGFGEEQLQELPDEAVTVLGHLLDTGDDAFVETAYCLSELDLLITSDTAVAHLAGALGCEVWVVLSTVVDWRWGTKGGACSWYPSMRLFRQRERGEWKPVIMDVMQALNKLVGT
- a CDS encoding glycosyltransferase, with protein sequence MDYLDRNLSALSHLYPDFLARLCEAFSDKHLLKQAEGQVSYVHGLSSYSLNLSSGSIFVLREAVPAAAEVLLAGVGLGEHLLTLIQDSSDEIIWHVWDDDPALWREALSRYDLRVAIFSGKLKPYLGIDLVTHREQLSTLPIVGHPILEHFYRLQLDFLKSDPRDKKCLLCEGELFVEDIAQTLRHQGYAIYPWATNRLSLDEVKRCLEIYQPDLVMAVNFRKGLGEVSKLTNAPVVCWEIDPAVDTPPEAPEHCNGLHIFTYRRPHVEDYKSSGYPNVRFLPLATNPATRHPLREAPDTPSPYRTSVSFVGASMLEQGRMLLQEFVNMYPSFLKPEATPRHADEILGILTTVIKKQREDLSTYSLDHTLWEALPELKRPAPGTVDPEKLVSEICAAHKRMDWLESLAPQEIAVWGDTGWQESTELNYRGTAGHSQELTLIYSNSLINIDIGRLYQNDIMTMRLFDVMACQGFLLTEYNDEIVKWFEPGVHLDVYRTPEELAEKIQYYLQHPDKAHSIGQAAREKILENHTFSKRFEEIFMNLGSD
- a CDS encoding tetratricopeptide repeat protein; amino-acid sequence: MDKLKWENAKVAVEEITEVLKTQPPEICYPLVQVALEHYPEIAELHSIAGVCFLLQKELETALGYFAHAAKLAPKELRYLVNHAELLSQLDRKDEAIKIFQDVLNLDPRYESAYIGLGNIHQEEGKMSLAAAEFARAVRFNPHSVAARNNYAVALVKLGNYVDALDETIRILKVQPDHNTSYRRLAKLLAHLHRFDEIITHLVEALKLFPEDAFLIHELGKAYDHTKEPELALKYLEKAHRILPEHRHIALNLSKVLHDTGRIEEAIDKLTDIAHANLGDHGIWSNLLMLHQYTDKISREERFELHRTWAHHLEALTEPLLQGPLQESDRERPLRIGLVSADLCQHPVGYFLLPLIENLPPDLTVYGYHNSPQSDEVTQTLKEACAGWHDIRDQSDTEVATQIQKDKIDILLDLSGHTSGNRLTLFARKPAPLQATGLGYVDTTGLSRMDYIISDQYQSPADEDHLYTEKVWRMPGDYIVYSPPVHAPEVSELPALSNGFITFGSCNKPAKIGDATIALWSKTLSALPDSRLVLRNVGLDQENIQKHLVEQFRCYGIEKSRITFLGRAYHFDLLDTYNQIDIGLDPTPYSGGLTTLEALWMGVPVITQGGINFASRHSITHLNNAGLSNWVTKNDDTFIEQAFYWSTHLEELQELRQNLREQLRLSKACDGQAYAQNFTQFARTIWKQYVDENLR